One genomic window of Desulfuromonas sp. AOP6 includes the following:
- a CDS encoding calcium/sodium antiporter: MAVALFFVGIAVLYYAAEFLVEGSSRFAISFGIRPLVIGMTVVALATSMPEMMVSLLAAVKGSSDLAAGNIIGSNIANVGLILGVAAVFQPVSVTRKTVLREIPIMVGASVLLWFCALDGVLSAGDGLLLVTSLGAFLLYCLKNAKNEEGAPEIPEGMVRREKAHRKKDVLYILFGIVGLAAGAEMMVRSGVFIGRSLGISEMVIGLSVIALGTSLPELAASSVGAWRGESDLSVGNVIGSNIFNIFFVLGVCALIRPLPIQASVLRFELPIMILFSAALIPLMHRGLVLGRREGIFLLAAYLLFIWRLFW, encoded by the coding sequence ATGGCTGTTGCTCTGTTTTTTGTCGGAATAGCTGTTCTCTATTATGCCGCCGAGTTTCTGGTTGAGGGCAGTTCACGATTTGCCATATCCTTTGGCATTCGCCCCCTTGTTATCGGTATGACCGTTGTGGCTCTTGCGACCAGCATGCCCGAAATGATGGTCTCGCTGTTGGCGGCAGTCAAGGGATCCTCCGATCTGGCCGCAGGTAATATTATCGGTTCAAATATTGCGAATGTGGGGTTGATACTGGGTGTCGCCGCCGTTTTTCAACCGGTATCCGTCACCCGCAAGACCGTTCTGCGTGAAATTCCCATTATGGTCGGTGCCTCCGTGCTCCTGTGGTTTTGTGCACTGGATGGCGTGCTCTCGGCTGGCGACGGCCTGTTGCTGGTAACCTCTCTGGGGGCCTTTCTCCTGTACTGCCTGAAAAACGCCAAAAACGAGGAAGGGGCGCCTGAAATTCCTGAAGGGATGGTGCGCAGGGAAAAGGCCCATCGTAAAAAGGATGTACTCTACATCCTTTTCGGCATCGTTGGTCTGGCTGCCGGCGCCGAGATGATGGTGCGTTCCGGTGTTTTTATCGGCCGATCCCTCGGTATTTCCGAGATGGTTATCGGTCTCTCCGTCATCGCCCTGGGGACGAGCCTTCCCGAATTGGCTGCGTCTTCGGTAGGCGCCTGGCGCGGTGAGTCGGACCTGAGTGTCGGTAATGTTATCGGCAGTAATATCTTCAATATCTTCTTTGTGCTGGGGGTATGCGCCCTTATCAGACCCTTGCCTATCCAGGCTTCAGTGCTGCGCTTTGAGCTGCCGATCATGATCCTGTTCAGCGCTGCCTTGATCCCCCTTATGCACCGGGGACTTGTCCTGGGGCGCCGAGAAGGGATCTTTCTTTTGGCGGCTTACCTATTGTTTATCTGGAGATTATTCTGGTGA